The following coding sequences are from one Lolium rigidum isolate FL_2022 chromosome 6, APGP_CSIRO_Lrig_0.1, whole genome shotgun sequence window:
- the LOC124667535 gene encoding uncharacterized protein LOC124667535: protein MEAPDEEAGLGLPEDERLLEVTIISAQGLKPPSGLRRRLQAYAVAWVDTAHRLHTQPDRFGGLDPAWHERFLFRVHEAALADDSRAAVTVEIYASPSGSWQIGGDSLVGSARFLLGDNRLLCRPVGSPAMFAVGVRRPSGRVHGLLNVATSLVAAPPSPAASHALSISPAVSLSGIPPAVAISSLSTPPISGRVLRVLNRAHPTPPPSPKVLTPKKPLASVKPNRPDDQQVAVKPNNKHEDDASDQENEEDTGYMGGVMFCGPCVLPFPRKIHSSPSDDNLQAFAGIFTGGVGMARRSPRH, encoded by the exons atggaggCGCCGGACGAGGAGGCCGGCCTGGGGCTCCCGGAGGACGAGCGGCTTCTCGAGGTCACCATCATCTCCGCGCAGGGGCTGAAGCCGCCCTCGGGCCTTCGGCGCCGGCTCCAGGCGTACGCCGTGGCGTGGGTTGATACCGCGCACAGGCTCCACACGCAGCCCGACCGCTTCGGCGGCCTCGACCCGGCGTGGCACGAGCGCTTCCTCTTCCGCGTCCACGAGGCCGCGCTCGCCGACGACTCCCGCGCCGCCGTCACCGTCGAGATTTACGCCTCGCCCAGCGGGTCCTGGCAGATCGGCGGGGACTCCCTCGTCGGGTCCGCGCGGTTCCTCCTGGGCGACAACCGCCTCCTGTGCCGCCCTGTTGGGTCCCCGGCCATGTTCGCGGTCGGCGTCCGCCGCCCCTCCGGCCGCGTCCACGGCCTCCTCAACGTGGCCACCAGCCTGGTTGCTGCGCCCCCGTCTCCGGCGGCCTCCCACGCCCTCAGCATCTCCCCCGCCGTCTCCCTCAGCGGCATCCCCCCTGCCGTCGCCATCAGCAGCCTCTCCACGCCGCCCATCTCAGGCCGCGTGCTGCGCGTCCTCAACCGCGCGCACCCAACGCCCCCGCCTTCTCCTAAGGTGCTCACGCCCAAGAAGCCGCTGGCCTCGGTGAAGCCTAACAGACCGGATGACCAGCAGGTCGCTGTGAAGCCGAACAACAAACATGAAGATGATGCTAGCGACCAGGAGAATGAGGAGGATACGGGGTACATGGGCGGGGTCATGTTTTGCGGGCCTTGCGTCCTACCATTCCCGAGAAAGATACACAGCAGCCCCTCTGACGACAACCTGCAGGCATTCGCTGGCATCTTCACTGGCGGAGTTGGCATGGCCAGACGGAGCCCTCGTCACTG A